From the Chaetodon auriga isolate fChaAug3 chromosome 17, fChaAug3.hap1, whole genome shotgun sequence genome, the window CCAAGTTTTCCATCTTTTGCAGCAGGGGGTCCTCTCTAAcagatggcacacacacacacacatgtggtacacactcacacacactctattGAGTGCAGcacattgtcattgtcagaggtCCAAGCACAGCAGGTGCTGGAAACTTCTTGGAATtgtttagattattattattattaaggcCGCAATCTTCTGGAAATCCAATAGGAACTGCTTGGattatttttattcagttttctgttgagGCACTAAAAAAGCATTCATGTGTATTTAGTAAACTTTGATTTTTTGAGAGGTTGTGGGAAGCTTTTCTGCAAAAGTAGTGTCCAGAATGCAAATTACTGAATGGATTTTTGACCCTGCCTGCTGTTTGGCCACAGTTTCTTAGTATTTAAcgtcatttttgtgtgtgtatgctgtctTTTATATAAAACTGCTGTGTAGTAACCGcatttaatgcacatttttacaTACCAGCTCTTAGTTCTGCCCAAATGCATTTCACTTCAATGGCATACTTCAAGTGACCTCCTGAATTTCTCATTGCAGCGCATCATCTCATCAGCTCATGCCTTCATTTCATCCTGAAGAAACATTCCGGTTCCCTTTGACCGCTCTTGGTTCTCATACTTGTTCTCATGCTCCCTTTTTTCTTGTTGCagcgtgtctttgtgtgagtCCATGGCCTTGTTTAGTTACGGAGCTTTTTCCTGGGTTCCTGAGTTCATTGGCTCATGGCCTGTTTGTCGACCTTCATGGCAGTAAATGTATAGCTCATCTGTTTTGTTGTACTCCTGAATCTCTTGGTGCATCATTTCGCTCCCTTACgccttgtttttccattttcacatcCCGTGTTTGCTGGAACCGTGTGTCATCTCCATTTCTCAGTCCTTGATTTGAATTTGCAACTGGTTGCGAAACAAGATCCAGGGAGGTTTAAGTCGGACTATTATGATTAGTTAATGGTTATAACCGAATAAAAGTTTAgatttacatttacactgaaaaagtaagtaaagaaacaaacaaaacaccgTTACCAATGGTCAGTAAGtaatcatttttccattttttccttgAGAATGCCTTGTGGCACTGCACCCCAGACCACAGTTACTTACTCTGTGATGCAGTGGGTAACTTGCAGTGTGTCGActtaattcatttttcattgaaaaacaaTTAGTGGATGCACTTGTGTTGTGTTGGGAGGTAGGAATTTGAGCATTGGCCATtcattgtgtttgctgtttagGTGAAAGCCAActgcacacataaaaaaagatgtaaaTGACCTCAAATTTGTGCGTTCATTTGTGAGATTCACACCTTTGTCTAACACTCTGCCCACCTCTCTCTTCCACAGGATTGTGCTGGGTGTCAGCAGGCTTGCTTTTGCAGGGAAATGATTCCGCATGAAGTGCGACGCACTCGGCCCCCCGTCGTCCTcggcggcagcagcaggtgtgacGTCGTGACACTCTCCCTCACCACACTGAGCTCACCTTTCAGCCGCTAAAGACCCCTGGACCAAACAGATCGCTCTACCCCTCCCCTCTAACCACCCCTCCATatcttcatctccatctttAATCCTTCCTCACCTGCTTGTTAGGACCTggattttctttgtcatcaAGAAAAAGCCCTGATTCTACGGCCTTGGGTGAACTGGATagggagtgaaagagagaaaagattgGGAAAGATAATTCATAGCTAATTAACCTGACAAGGGACGGATCATTAAACGTGAAAAAAGAGACaagaaagtgaaacagaaagttagggagagaaggaaaaaagataCAGAAGTCCAAAAGTTAAGGAAACGCAAGTACAGTTGAGGGACGTGAGGCGAAGTCAGCATGAAGTCCAACCAGGAACGCAGTAATGAATGTCTGCCCCCTAAGAAGAGGGAGATCCCCTCGAGTACATTACCATCTGAAAATCGCTCACCCATCATGCCGCCTGCCAGTGACAGCCAACGCACAGAGAACATGGCCTGGCTTGCCAGTGTGGCTGGTGGGAATGAGAGTGGCGTGGGTGGGCATTGTAGCTCCAGTCAGTCTGACGGGCCTCACTACAAATCCCTCTTCTCCACATCAgactcttcatcctcctcttcctcactgaggCTAGTCTCATCTCTTCCTACAGTGTATACGTCCCCCCTGTCACAGTCCACAGTCGGAGGAACTGTCCATTACACCCAACTGCCACCCAACCTACAGTTTATAGCCTCACCCTACACCACCCCATACACAGGCTACATCTCCCCCCAACtgcttccacctcctcctccacctccccccctctcctcctcctctttggcTGCACAGagaccctcacacacagagacagtctGTGCTCCTTCACAGGCCTCCAAACATGACCAGCAGAGAGCATCCACAGGGTGTACCTCCATGCCTCCGCCTCCGTCAGACCCTGCCCCTCACCATGTTCAAATCTCAACCTCCCACCGGACTGTGCCGTCGCCTCATCACCAAGGAGGTGTTCACCTTCCTCCCCAGTCACTGCACCCCCACCACACTTTGGGACATGGGATGTCCCAGGTTGTGGTGCAGTACACAGACGGACCCACCAGGAAAGACGAAGTTAGCTCCAGACCCAGAGAGCTCCACAATGGAGAGCTGGAAAGGGGCAGGCGGTTCGGAGCGTCCCCAGAGTCCAGCCTCTCCAAGCTGGGGAGCAAATCACGAGACACCACTTCTTCTTTGTCCTCGTACGAGGCCCGCCAGCTGGTTCTGCCATCAGAGTATTCTACTCATGATCCCTCAGGGCTGAGAACCTCTGTCATGCTTATGCCCAACAGCCATGTGGACCACCAGCTGGTACCACCCAGAGCCAGCCCAGAGAAGTTGGCAACCTCTGTCCCCACACACATGGAGAAAGGTGGCATCATCCTGGGCAAGCCTGTCAATCgcacaccctcctcctccaacaccaCCTCCTCTTTCACGTTTCCACCCCCATTAAGTGTCAACAGCCTGAAAGCCGCTGTCAGCACACTGTCGCCTCAGACCGTTATCCAGACCACCCACAACCATACAGAGTCACTGTCAATGGGGCTCCCCTCCACCAGTATTTACCCTCAGCAACCCATTATTGGTTACATCGCAGGGGGCAATGGGAGCCAGCATACGCCAATCAGCTACCACACCAGCCTACAACAACACTTACTCATTCCTGCCACCCAACCGGTCATTATCCCTGTCAGCGGAGGTGGAGTCACCACATTGGAACCTGTAACCTCTCACGTAACATCATCCACCCAGGCCACATTTCCTaccacactcccacacacatacattgcTGCCACTGCCCCCAAAGGAGAGACTCTGGAAACCTCCAGCGGCTCGTATCACCAGACCGCTTCAGGTGCAGTGGTCCAAGCCCAGCTTCATCTCCCCATTGTTCCCGCTCCGCCGGGGCTGGTCGCTCCTTCTGGTCCTCCTCCGGCATCCAGTACGGTGGTGCCACCCTCGCTCCCCCCATATTTCATCAAGGGCTCCATCATCCAGCTGGCCGATGGTGAGCTGAAACGTGTGGAGGACCTGAAGACGGAGGACTTCATCCAGAGTGCCGAGATCAGCAGTGAGTTGAAGATCGACTCGTCCACAGTGGAGCGGATCGAAGGGAGCCACACCTCACCCAACTTTGCTGTGGTTCAGTTTTCTGTTGGTGAGCACCGTGCACAGGTGAGAGACAGGAAGCAAAATTGAATCaaggaataatttgacatttggGAAAAACACTTTGCCACTCTCTGAGTGCATGAACAATAGAGCTAATTAGCAATTAGCATATCTTAGCATAAACAGCAGTTGAAAAATATGACTAGTTTCGTAATAGCTCACTAACAATGTTTAATCTTGTTTGTTCACACACAAtaccaaaatgtaaatatgataaattgtggttttacaggTTTACGTCGTGAAACTACAGTGCTACAACTGCCTGGGGAACTTGTTGGGTGGTGTATCTATGTTCCCTATGCTCCTCAGTTCAGTATTCTGTTAACACACATTAACCCTCCTATTGTGTTTGGGTTAAATAACCCAGCTCTAGAGCTGGGAACGAaggaatatttttacattttcttttttgaatgATTAGTGATGCAACATGCTAATTTTTAAGATTTAGAGATGGTAGTTGCTAGCCAGTAGTACTATTGTACTTCACAAGTTTGGAGCCCAACTGTTTTCGCCTGCTtccactctttgtgctaagctaagctaattgacACTCAGTGCTGTCTCCATTGTTAATGCGCTAACATGAGACTGTTACTGACCATCTcgtctaactctctgcaagaaaagTGTAACTATCCTGCAGTGCTTGTTCTTGATGTGATTTTAGCATGAAAAAAGTTTTGTGGTGGTAGTTTCTATCAGACCCATCATTATGACTGATGCCAAAACCTTTAGTCAATTTAAAAGATGAGTAGAACATCAGAAAATTGACTGACGGCAATTTAAGAATCGTTAGTTTAACTCTTCTATTAAGtattttactgatgttttacattcattttcttttttcagtcttgCGATGCAGCGGCAGGCTATTCATCCCATTGTAACAGTTTTAACAAGATCCTTATGAAGTCTTTTAAATATGCTCTCAACTGGTGTTATTAATGTTGAATGACAAGTGTTGAGCTGCTCCCTTATTAATGAATCTATAATCGTGAATCTCACAGGACTCTGCTGTTCCCTCTGTAATTAAGTTCAATGTACTCGGCTGGCAGTCATGTAACAAACATGTTCTGATAATGAGCTGTGGAGAAAGTTCAAAGAGTTGGAATCCGCTCATCAGGTTTTCATGAGTGCACTGATACAGCACCACATTTCTGCTGCTATATGTAATATTTGAGGTGCGTTTTTCTCATATGTGACTTAAGTCTGTGAAATACCTAAAGTACCGATTTAAAATTAGGCTCAGGTTACATGCTTGATTCCCAGATAATGCTCTGACACAGAAGTCTCACTCCTAACATCTAATACTATGCTACAATTTATCCTTCTATTTTCTATCTCTGGTTCTCCTtcaaacacacttgcacacacactctcacacactcatgcaccCTTCTCACTGTCTTTGAGGGTGTGCGTTAAAGCCAGTTAATCTATTTCATCTGTCCACGCTGTGACTCgtccacccacacagcacaTCTCTAACCATCTCTCCCGCCCCCGGCTGCTCTTTGATACTGTACCCCACAAAAGCTGACAATCTTTCAAAGACTTATCTTTCTCTCTTGTACTCCATCAGtggctcttcttttttttttttttttccctgagtgGTGGTGGTAGCAGCTTTGAGTCCAAGCTCAGAGGACTTATTCGGAGAAGTCAAAAATTATATAATACAGGAGGGAAAATATTGCCTGACGTTTGCTTTTAGAGGGTGTTTGATACATCTTACGCTTGCATCGTTCTTGACATTGTTCCCTTTCACACTCACTTCCTCACTCCTCTTCTTGTTCAACCTACTCTCGCTCTGTAATCTCTCCTTTTTCATCTCCATCTCAGCAACTTTCCCCGCTCCCACCTTCTCATTCTCCATGCTCTTTACAATATTTCAGACATTCCTTGACTtcatcttctgtctcttctggtttattttctccctctcccgctctaCCCATTGTATCTCAAAGCCTTCCATGAAGCATCTCTTCGGTCAGACATACAATGATAATGCAGACTCCAAAGTACAGAATTTAATCCAAAGTTCAGACAGTTTCAGCTTCTTTGCATGAATATGTTCCATTCTCTTCATTGATTTGGTGTAACTGATCACAAGGCTTCATTTTTGGATTGATATCTGGTCACACAGACGTTTCTTCTAGAAGGAGTGTTTGTATATCTCATCTACAGCTATGCTAACAATATCCAGCTGTGTCTCCAACAAACCAATCACAGTAGTTACATAATTGTCATGCTGATTTTAAGGATGTTCTGAAAGGCTTTTCACTCGGATAAATTTAGACAACACTTAGGTCCTTGTAGTTTTTGACAAGCAGCCACTTCTACATCGTTATGCATGAATATGAACACATGAGCAGTTTTGTGTATTTGACATGAGAAATGCTTCCAAGAACCAGTCAGGATTTAGCATAATTTTGGGCGTAAAGTAGCGTTGCGTTTAAGACACATACAATATAACTGCAACATCCTCTCTtgccatgtttcctgtctgccttcAACACCCACTGTCCAATGAAGGCCAGAAAATTCCTCTTTGAAAAGATGTTTGAATCAGAATGTGATGATAGTTGGTGGATCGTTATTGTCAaccaaatctgatcaaaccacacccatacagtcctgatgaagcagattcaCCGGGTTTTTAAGTGCTTATTTAGTGTATTTAATGCTCTGGGAAAATACTTTGGATTTAACACCAATTTTTTTAGCTCTTTAAAGTGTCTTTGTGTTGATgtgtctttccctctcctccaggtGAGTGTGGAGGTCTTGGTGGAGTACCCCTTCTTCGTCTTTGGCCAAGGCTGGTCTTCATGCTGCCCTGATCGGACCACCCAGCTTCTGGAGCTGCCATGCACCAAGCTTTCTGTGGGCGATGTCTGTATTTCACTCACCCTCAAGAACCTGAGGAATGGATCTCTAAAGAAGGCTCAGCCCCTGGAGCTGGCCACACCTGCCTCTGTCCCAGCTTCCAGCCACGGGCACCTCAAACCCCACAGAGCTGTCTCAGATGCTCCCCaaagctgcagtggaggaggctCCAGGCACAGCGAGCGGGAGAACGGCATCGGCCAGCGAGGGGAGGTTGGAAGCGGGAATGGGAGTGGAGGGGGCACCAATGTAGAAAATGGAGAGCTCATGTTTGGGGAAAGAGGGTCAGTCTCTAAAGGTCATGTTGCCAGCAGCGCGGAAGCTGGCTCCAGTAAGCCATCAGGAGGCAGGAAGCGAAGGTGGTCTGCCCCTGAAGGTCGAAAGGTAGAAAAATCCGAGGAGGAGCCGCCCTTGACGCTGCCCAAACCTTCCTTCATCCCTCATGAGGTGAAAGTCAGCATTGAAGGAAGGTCGAATATTGGCAAGTGAAGGCCAGCCGGACTGTTAGATAACCATTGggatttggaaaaaaaaaaagaagaaaaaaaacgtAAAAGGATTCTACAAAAAACTGCCCACATTAATGTTTCATCTGTCTTGgttttaaagttttgttttctgtttttatttttctatcttGAATACTGTACTGTAGAGGTAAACTTACCCTACATGGTATCACCTTACATTAAGTCCATGAAGTTTATAACACACTTTTTTTATAGATAGATTTGATATCACACAAGCAATTGGTGCCGTTTTGGTGGCTTTCATGAGATGACTTCTGGGGAGGGATTTGTGAAGCGTGCTAAATGTTTATTGGTGGCTGTGTGGCACACGGGAGTAAGGCTTGATGGCTCTTCTTGGCTGGCTACGCATTACACATTCTGCAAATCCCAAATTGAATTAGCTCACCGTTAGCTTCTTGACAGTGATTTCACTCCCTTTGCACTGCTCGTGAAGCTGGATGACAACACTTTTCCACCACCTTTTGCCACACCAGTGGTTTTACACCAGGCCACAGGAGTGATATAATGTCAGCTGATCCTGAGCATGAAGGATTTGTGGCTAGATCATGAAATTTTTTGCCGAATTACAGTTGGAAGAACGTCATCCTCCATGTCCTCCAGTCTCAGCGTACCATGTGTTATTCAGTGACATCAGGGTGTGCCAGACCTGaccagtgatgtcatcaggtggTGCCAGTGTGCCACACAATGGAGAGGGAACAACTCGTGCTCTGTTCAGTTTGATGACGGTGGAGTCTTTCCTTTCATCTTGagcattttaattttcttttttttttccttaaaccCCTCGTCTTCTATCTCACCCGATAGTTTTTTTCAATGATTGTCAAAAACTTTAATCAGGGGTCATTTTAGTCCTAGATTGAACCTAGGTGGGTCAATGTTAATGTATAAATGTGAGATACCCTAACCTAATACATAcaagtgcaaacacactggGTTGGCGGACTTCACtttgaaagaaaatgttaagAGGAAGGCTTCATACAATCCTCATCATTTTTTGATGaatttctttatatttttttacGGAGAGCGGCTGTGTGAGAGTAACCGAGAGAATCTGCATGTCAGTTCTGAGAGGGTCAAGATGTTTCAAAGCACTTAACACGCCTGTCACACTCACCACACAGCCGACAAAGTTTTGTTGTCTCTTTATTTACGcagtactgtatgtttttttttttagattttttctaTTTAGACGAGGGTAGAAAGCAGCAACAGCACTTTGGAAAGCTTTTGGAATAGTGAAGAGGTTGTTTGGTGACGTGGGAGCGGATGTGCCATGGGATCACAAAGAAAGGGATGTTTGTGACAGGTGTTGGAGAATATTCCAGTTTGTAGATGGTTAGTGGAAAACTCATGGTGACAAAAGGAATTAGGAGTATCATGGTTTTCAGCCTGCGCACTCGTACAGCCAGCCGGCCATGTAAAAGTCAGAGGAAAAGTATTGGAATGTGTTCTGAAAGTTTAGGATCTGGCATGAGGATTTACAAGGAAAAGGCTTTGAAATATCCCAACGATGTTCTGAGAGCATTGGTTAGAAACTCACGCCACAGAATTTTGAAGGGTGTCATATATTTGTAGTGTGCGTGCTGGAGTGTGCGTGACGCTGGTCCTTGTctatccatacacacacacatgctaacacaaacacaaaacagtacAGACCATCCCTG encodes:
- the atxn1a gene encoding ataxin-1a → MKSNQERSNECLPPKKREIPSSTLPSENRSPIMPPASDSQRTENMAWLASVAGGNESGVGGHCSSSQSDGPHYKSLFSTSDSSSSSSSLRLVSSLPTVYTSPLSQSTVGGTVHYTQLPPNLQFIASPYTTPYTGYISPQLLPPPPPPPPLSSSSLAAQRPSHTETVCAPSQASKHDQQRASTGCTSMPPPPSDPAPHHVQISTSHRTVPSPHHQGGVHLPPQSLHPHHTLGHGMSQVVVQYTDGPTRKDEVSSRPRELHNGELERGRRFGASPESSLSKLGSKSRDTTSSLSSYEARQLVLPSEYSTHDPSGLRTSVMLMPNSHVDHQLVPPRASPEKLATSVPTHMEKGGIILGKPVNRTPSSSNTTSSFTFPPPLSVNSLKAAVSTLSPQTVIQTTHNHTESLSMGLPSTSIYPQQPIIGYIAGGNGSQHTPISYHTSLQQHLLIPATQPVIIPVSGGGVTTLEPVTSHVTSSTQATFPTTLPHTYIAATAPKGETLETSSGSYHQTASGAVVQAQLHLPIVPAPPGLVAPSGPPPASSTVVPPSLPPYFIKGSIIQLADGELKRVEDLKTEDFIQSAEISSELKIDSSTVERIEGSHTSPNFAVVQFSVGEHRAQVSVEVLVEYPFFVFGQGWSSCCPDRTTQLLELPCTKLSVGDVCISLTLKNLRNGSLKKAQPLELATPASVPASSHGHLKPHRAVSDAPQSCSGGGSRHSERENGIGQRGEVGSGNGSGGGTNVENGELMFGERGSVSKGHVASSAEAGSSKPSGGRKRRWSAPEGRKVEKSEEEPPLTLPKPSFIPHEVKVSIEGRSNIGK